From the Coffea eugenioides isolate CCC68of chromosome 1, Ceug_1.0, whole genome shotgun sequence genome, the window gagctcgagcttggtaaaatttagtcgaggctcggctcgattagctcaaaactcgactcggctcggctTGTTTGCAGCCCTACCTGTGACAAAGTCATGGGTCTGGgtagaatttaattttttaagatTTATACCCAAATCTAAACTCATACCAGACTCTATCTAGACTCATGCATATATAATtaaattgtatatatatattagtaaatttataatattataatattctATGGCCATTTGGTTGAATACAGTAAAATTTAATGACTGTTAGATTAAATGATACATTCTTAATCTAATAAAACACTATCTAATTTCGGCTATTTATTGTGTGCCTCTGTTGTCTTTTTCTCACTCTCTATTCCGTTTCATTAGGGATCTTGCAAACTATTTCTTTTGCCCTACCATTTCTCAATTTGTCTTTACTATTTTCAACGAGTACAGTTGCATCAGAATCTATATTTGGTGTTGGTGGTAGGATGATTGATGAAACTCGTGCTAAATTATTTTCGGATGTGGTTGAAGTATTAGTGACTACTGATTATTAGattgaatcaaagaaaaagatgaGTAGATGTTTATAAATCTtcttattctattatttatttgcCGTTGATCTTTAGTCGAATGACTTTTATCTCGTTCATTATTTTAGGGTTGGATTGCGAGACATCTACCAATATTGAAacttaaataagaaaaagaggTATAAAatgatatattttttaataaggctgaatatttatatatattatattgttttcattttttcaaactaATGCTAGTTGTCATATTGTAACTGGTACTAACTTTTTCCAGAAAGGAGAAAAGGTAAAGGCAAACAGATGAAAAATTGAACGTGAATGCAGTTGAAACTCTGAAAATAAATAGAATTAGTTGATAATAGTTCTTTCTTTGAGTTCATAATATTACATTCTACTTGTTAAatgttaattttaatatttgaaaacaaaaattggatgatatttatactccctccgtcctaATTATTTGGTCCTATTTCGGGAATACAACTTGTTTAAAAATAGTGGGTTAATTGTGATGTTTGtacttttcttttcaattttaccctcacaaatttaaaatttgaatttgaatggtAATATgtatatgattaaaaaaaagacTATATTGAAAAGAGAGACTAAAAGGCGTTTTGACTTTCTCAATAGGACAAATATTTTGAGACATCCTAAAATGGAAAGTAGGACACTTTCAATAGGACGAAGGGAGTATTATTTATGAactctatatatttttaatatatatttactTTAGTATGTTTAGAAAAATATCCACACATATTTACTGGATACCCAGATCCGCATGGATCTGGGTCTAAACTTACTTTTTTAATCTCATAAAGGTCTGGATAGTTTAGGTTTGGATctaaataaatttcatcagtTTTGATTTGGATCAAAGGGATCCAATCCAAACCCTACCCATTGACATGCTTATTAACAAGATAGACATAGTTCCTTTCactattaaagaaaataggGTTTGGTTAACAAGTACTCCCAGAATATTGTTAAAAGGCCTCACTTGTTAATTTTTAAGAAAAGTGTAATTATTTTGAGAAAGTGTCCAAATTTAAGGAGTACAATAAATATGAGTGTGTATATTTATATGATAATTAAGTGTGATTTACGTATACTAATGAGTGTCCCCAAGgcattcattaaaaaaaattcaaaaaaaaaatacattgtAACTAAATCTTAAATATCGGGACGCACTCTGATCCTCACTCGAAAAATATTCGAGAAAGGGTTACATCTTACTTATCCACAATGCATCTTGGTCCTTCCAGGCTACTAATTTATTAGTCCTGCTCCAATCCTTcaagccaaaagaaaaaagctTAGCATCATTCTGTTGTTCGTTTTGAGGGAAATGTTGAGCATTAGTGGTCTTTCTCGCGAGCATTTTTGGGTAATACCTAACGAGAAGTGACCACAATGCCGTGGGATACACTAATGAGCACGGATGTGGCATTTCCCATAAGTCATGAGTTGTAGTGGCCTCTAATCTCCTTGCACTCAGATTTCCATTTCCATAGGTGAAAGCAATTTCCAGTGGCGACCTTTGAAGTACGCGAAGTAGTACAAACAAGGAAGCACCAATGGATTCCAGCAGCTGACACAGGCAACCAAAATCATTCTTATTTGTACTCAAAAGTCGGGTTTGGCTCCTCTTCAATGGATTCCTTCTTTATTTTTCATATAATCAAAATGTTTTGATTAGTATTCAAAATCAGGCTTGACTGCTCTCCAATGGATTCTCTTTTCATTTTCCGTGGTGCATATTCGATTACATTACACGTGTCTTCATTTAATGACAAGGGatagaattaattaaatttaaaatgacCATGTTCTTCTTAGTAAACAAAAACACATATAATGCATCCTCAGGGTCTTCTCGTGGGAAAAATCTACTGGAGAGGGGCTAAatccctcaaaagtcaagcATGACGTACGAAACctaaccttttctttttcctagcTTGGTGCAAatcttttctattttctttctttcggcactaaaaggaaatttctatgcacctaaaaaataaaaattatgcTGTTTCCGGGAAAGTGAATAACTATTTTTATATCGTGTGTTGGCCCTATCGTTGTTTGATATCCACGTACAACATGGAGATGGAGTTTGTCCCCTATAGGACTTTGGCACCAACTGTCGCCTTAAGCGTGCCAAGAAACGTAACAAGCACTCCAACAAAAATATGGTCAATTTTTCTTATTGAAAAATGGTCAATTCGGGCACACTACTTCACCTCTAAAGGAAATTTCAGGACGTATGAGTCTTTTATGCGTACGATCTAATTGCCTGTCTTTCTTTCATTATGAATATGAATAGATTCCTACCCCACCCCCACGGgcataaaaaattataaaataaaaaacaaaaagtcTAGAAACAAAAAATTCTAGGTCTTGATTCCAAGAGACGGACCACAATGCTTGCAAAGTCAGAGAAAGGCTACTGTCCATTTCAAGGGAGACCTTTTCACTTAACGTTCTTTTGATGTCAACCGCCGGCAGAGCTCAGAAGGCACAATTCTAAAGTGGGCAGACCACCAACAGCCGAAGTAGACCTGCACGGCTGAGGCTGACGATTGCTTATATGTTACCTAACTTTACAAGCTTATATAAGCGATAAGCAAACCAAAGCGTACCGTACCGTAAGAGCACTTATATATATAAGCCTCCTAAAACAAATATTTTCTCCTGTCCTTTAATTCTTCTTTGTTAAAGTTTGCAAATTTGTCAAAAAGGAAATAGATAAAGAAACTGCCGAAACCTGCTTTAACGAACTTGCTGTAATATTATAATGATGAAGATATAGTTTTTGCCGCGTCCAAGTCCATATATGACCCTATCTTCTCCTCAAAGGATCAGCAGCTAGAGCTGGAAAGTCGAAAACCAGAATGAACCAAGAACCTAATTTTTTGCATATCATGGTGGAAATCGATGCGGTAATCCACTTGTATATAGTCATGTCTTTACTCATAATTTtgctttttcaagaaatttattttgttttgcctaaaaaaaaactcaaaaactTAATGGCGGGGGGTTCAATTAAAGGCAGCAGCAGTTTAATATTCCGGCCTTGCATATTCGGCACAGTAGCAGAACTAATGCTTAGTGTGGATGACCAGAAGGTATTCCTTCTTGGGACGAAAAGTTTAATTACTTGGTTTTGTTTTCagtgaagaaaaaaagaagggaacGTATTATCACAAGATTTAGCTTAAGATCTTTGCAAAATAATAATTCTTTTCGCAAAAGAATGTAGAAGAAAATATATTGATAGCCAATAAACCCAAAATTGTCCCTTTCttatccccaaaaaaaaaaaaaaattatgaggAGAGAGAGTTACAAATTTTGTCTTCGTCTCTTTTAGTGAGTCACTACTTGAGGGGTGTGTCGGGTAAATGGATAAAAGGGTAGGAACATATGTCAAAGTCAAGAATAGAATACTCAAGCCTAGCTATTAGCATGTAGTATATCACTCCAGAAATATTCAACAGGAATGAAAGAGCTGATTAAAACATTAGTACAGTGAAACTCATTCCATTTCCAAACTAAACATGTAAAGGAGAATGATCAAAAAACCCATACTCATATTGGCATTTTTTATTCCAAATACGAACTGAACATCTCCCGAAATTTCCCTCACATAACATGCTTCCCGCGGACTCCCAAAACAAGGCCAAAGGACCTCGTATCCGCCGAAAATGTGTCAAGGGGATGCGGAGAAGAGGACCGGATATGAAGAttagaatttttaattttttttgtcatgTTAAATGGTAGTCTCTCTGCACCTGGGAGGCTGGGATTTAATAGGTTCAATGTTTCAACTTTTAGCAGTCAAATATAGAAGCTTTGCATCGCTGGCAATTGGTGCATCATCCGTACATGTCAACTTGCCGACTTCTAATATCCATTCCTACGTTTCTTTGATGGCTTGTTTTGGATTTTTGCAGTAAGTTGATGGAATAACTTAATGCGGCGGTGCGGCGGGGGAGGAATGAGTCGGTGATTACGAAGGTATGGCTGTTAATAGAGTCGGATCAGATTAAACTCGGTCCATTAGAGTCGAAAAAAAGTTCAATGAGCCTAATCTTCCATTAAGTTGgattgtattttgatctaaATATTAGACTCGAATTAAATTTGAACCTAACTTGGGCCCTATTAAGTTCAAGCTCGATATTGACGGGACAAAATTATAACTTGAGCCTAACCcgatatatatgtaattataTATCTAAATATAATACTAATACTCTATATGTTGtgtcaaaatatattaatatttataagaaatattaaatatacaaaattatgtTTAAAGATTCAGAAGGACAAATCTTAGTACAAGTAATTGAGGACCTTTGAAAATGTATTAACTGTTGTTCATGTACTTTGAACTAATtgaatatattattattaaaaatttcttgatttatatactttttaatgAACTGTTATCTTTTATTGGTTCGTATATAGTTTTAATGTTGTGATCTTATGGATGTTAAATTAGCTTTATAACTTAAtagttataataattatattgagaaaattaagAAGCAATAAGTAAGTTTAGGCTAACCCAAATTAGACTCACAATCTGAATATTTTGTGAGCCAATtataaatttcacatttattaatcCAAAATTTATTACCCAAAACTCGAAAGTGGCACTAACTATATGAACTAAATCTGAGTTTATTAAAACCTGAGTCAGATAGCCCGATTGACAAGCTAAGAGGTACGGAGTGTGTGTGAGAAGTTCTAAATTCGAACTCTCTCacttacatttaaaaaaaaagaagaagaaattaacGTGGTTGCATGCATGATGAACATTCAGCTCTTAGGAGCACGTTCATAATTTTCCGGCACTGATGGCAGTAGCTTGGGCTTGGGGCAGACTTTGGATTTGTTCAATTTTGACGACAATCTTTCTGCTATCTGCAGTAGTAGAGGGACGGTTGAAGTGAGCGTGTGTTGTACGTGTGAGAGAGATAATTAGCGGATAACTTTTGTCCAGATTTGCCAAATTTGACCAACGTTTCTTTGTTCTTGTCGTCCTTCCTATGGACAAAACCCAACTTGCAGAGTCTCCAGCCAGGTGAACGTAGCTTGTGAGCCCGCCATGAGAAGATTATTGTTATATTTTCCCTTGAGATAGGCAGATGTTCATCCTTCCTGCATCAAGAATTACTTGACAGTCTTTCTGAAATATGGGTCTGCACTCTGCGGTGTCCAGACAACTTGCGTTCCAAGTACTGGTTATTTATCATTAGCGCGTGAGACATTAAATGTTTCGGTGGAATAGTCGATGATGATTGCTTGCAAATTAAATGCTGTtggattttgaaccatataagaCGATAATGTATGATTATGAATAATATTACACGATAACAGGAGTGATATGTATTACTGCATCACTAGGATGATTAGgaaccatatatatatatgtatatttgttAACAGTACGTAAGCAAGCAACCTGTTCTGCACCACCAACCTccactcccccccccccccgccgCGCCCACCAACCGACCtcttccaaaaaagaaaaaaaaaaaaaagcagtaggaaaaatattgataattgcattactatttttattttttaagcccCCATCTTCATCATCCGAATTCAACCCAATTAGAAAATTCTTACATGTGCAAAGTCCACTAGGGACCCAGCCGCCTGGAGGGTCCCAGTCCAGTGTCCACAAGCTACTCTAGCGTACCATTAGTTTCCCCTACAAAAGGGAGAACCTCCTTGTACCCTCCCCATAATGTACCCTACTACCCTCTCGTCTGAATTCTCTTCCATTCTTTCTGCATTCGCCGATCAGGCTTTACTGAACTTGAGGCGCAGAATAAACAAGAACCGCGTATGCTAGCTAGCTAGCTAGCAGAATCGCTCAAATATTCTTCAAATCCTATTCCTCAAAAGTGAATAATGTCAATCCTACAATTTCAATCCGATCATGCTGGAGCAGCATGGAGATCATGCGTAGCTTCAGCCTTCCGAACAGCCTTAGCTTGCACAATTATTGGTTGCATCACCCTCTTTGGCCCGCCTTCATTTAAGCAACAAGTAGCATTTCCTGCTTTTTCCTACGTGACAGCAATTCTTCTTGTCACAGATGCCACGGTGGAGGACACCTTCCGTGGCTGTTGGCATGCCTTGTATGCTTCCGTCTTTGGTGTCTGTCCTGCCATCCTTAGCTTATGGTTAATGGGGCCAGCCCAGCTAACCATTAGCACCACCGCCGTTGCGGTGGCGCTTACCGCATTTGTGGTGGTGCTGCCTGAAAACAGTCACCTGATATCAAAGCGTATAGCACTCGGCCAGACTGTTATTCTCTACGTTTTAGCTTTCATCAATGGTTCCAAAACTGACCCTATTATGCACCCCATCCACGTCTTAGCCAGTACGGCTGTTGGAGCCGTGGCTACTGTTTTGGCCTTCTTGCTTCCTTACCCAAGCTTGGCTTGTTGCGAGGTAATTTCCTGAAATTCTGTAAACATTACCCGAAtgtactctcttttttttttttgaagcataTGGGAACGTATTCTTATTTTAGCTTCTCGTATCGTTGTATCACACTCTATCTAGTTTAGTCGAAATTCTTGAATAGCCAAGATCTATCGCATTAGATGTAGGCCATCTGGTTCGTTTAATAGTCAAATATTAACGTAATATGAGAATGTCAATTAATATAGATCACATTCATGGGGTAAGTCAAGACACAAATACGCAGACTCCAAATGTGAGACTCGAGTCTCGACTGGAGTCTTGCATATACGTAGGACTCACGTATTTGTAGCTTGATGCATTCAGACAGCGGGTCCATAAAGGAAAAGGCCTAACAATAAAAGAAgataggattaatctttcctacactgacagtgtatacactatcggcgttggatgaatgacaactatgcaaaatttgaatttgaaattcaacttttgcacacatgtcagGAATCCAACACTGATAGTGTACACACCGTCAGTGTAGAAAAGATTTACTCTAAAAGATACTATAAAAAATGGGTAATGCATAATGATGCAAGAAAATGCACGTACTCAAAATATGCACCACATGATTTATAAGTGAGTTTGTAAACAACGTCCACCAAATATTTTATGGATAAATCTTTTACACATTAACAGTACATATATACTAGCTGATCTAAATGCATGctctatatacaaaatttgatgtttaaattcaaatttaaatgaTGTGACATTCATTCAACCCCGATAAcatagaaaaaattaattcatattttattagtttagatAGTGGAGGATATCATTCTTGTCTCATGTGACGTCAAAAATATTGAACCGTACCGCAAGTACATGCTCCATAATGAGAATTattccttttttatttatttattttttggtaagACAGGTAAAGAAGAAATTCAAGCTTTACACTAAGAATGCTTTGGAGAGGGTAGGGGTCCTTATGAAGGCGTTCTCTGCACAAGACAAAACATCAGCACAAGCACTGATTTTGCAATCCAAGTCCTTGGCTCGCACGGGAACCAAATTGCTTGGGAGTATCAAATCCAAGCAAGTAAGCTCACTTGAAAAGCTTTATCCTCATGGGGCTACAACTTCTATTATAGGCATTGGACCATAGACACTAAATATTTACgttgatttttttctttcccttatGAAACAGGAAAGCATGCTATGGGGAAGGCTTCCActcaaatttttgaaaccttacTGCATGAATCCAGGACAGATATTGCAAGAAATTGAGACACCTTTAAGAGGGATGGAAATTGCCTTGTCCAATGGTACTGTACCATTTCCAGAGCGCAAAGATGATCTAGCAGGAATTGAGGAGCATATTTCGCGTCAAATTAAAAGCATGCCCCTTGTTTTAGCAACTACTGTCCCCGAAGCAAATGCAGAAAACGTTGCTGAGTCCCTCCAAACTCTTCAAACCGTCCCAACAGACCATAGACAATTACCctctattttcttctttttttgtttgaagCTGCTACAAGCAAAATTAGTTACCACCTCAGCAATCAGTTCTATCAAAGAAGGGTCAACTGGTCCAGAAAAACAGGAGAAATGGTTCTTCATACGGATATGGAGAAATTTATCCATCAACATAAACAAAAGCAGGCTTATGCCAGCTTTCAAATGCTCACTTTCATTAGGGCTAGCTGTGTTCTTTGGATCATTATACAGCAAGGAAAACGGATTTTGGGCAGGATTGCCTGTTGCCATAAGCCTTGCATCAGCCAGAGAAGCAACATTTAAAGTTGCAAATGTTAAGGCTCAGGGAACAGTAATAGGAACGGTGTACGGAGTATTCGGTTGCTTTATTTTCGGAAAATATGTTCCGATACAGTTACTATCCCTTTTTCCATGGTTCATTTTCTGCAGCTTTTTGCGGCGCAGCCGCATGTATGGTCAGGCGGGAGGAATTTCAGCAGTTATAGGGGCAGTACTATTATTAGGAAGGAAAGATTTTGGTCCCCCAAGTGAATTTGCAATAGCAAGAATCACAGAAACTTTCATTGGACTATCTTGTTCAGTCGTGGTAGAACTAGTTTTACAGCCCACAAGAGGTTCTGCTCTAGCGAAAGTTCAGCTCTTCAAGAATTTTGAAGTGATGCGAAATTCTATTGGTGCGGTTAGTCTCACTGCCAGCAAGGCCAACTTGGAGGAAAGCCTGAAAAAGCTTAAACTCCAAGTGAATGAACTAGGAAAATTCATTGGTGAAGCTGAGGTGGAACCCAATTTTTGGTTTTTGCCTTTTAACAGTGCTTGTTACCGTAAGCTCTGGGTGCCCTTGTCCGAGATGGTGGAGTTCCTACTTTTCATCACTCGGGCAATTCAATTTCTCCATCAAGAATCAGGAAGAGTGGACACCAACTTGTGGAAGGAAAGTATGAGGAAGATAAATGCTGATCTCAAGAATTTCAAGGAAATGGTTGACTCTTCAATAAAGTGTTTTGAGGAGGTCAGTCTGGTAAAATCACTCGTGTTACTGGACAAAGAGATGGAAAGGAAAAACATTTCTCTTGATCTTGAATCGGGGAAATCACCAAAAATCCCTTCTATGATGAAACTACCAGGTTCAGATGAAGAAGTGATCATTGAGAAAACTCTAAGCCATTATCTCCAGCATTGCAACGAATTCCTTGAGGCTATTCATGCTGATAAAGGTGAGAAGGAGCTCAAGAGCCGCATTGCATTGATTTTGAGCTGTATTGGTTTCTGCATCAGGGGGCTTGTAAGGGAGACCAGAGAGATTGAGAAGGCTATTAAAGAACTTGTGCAGTGGGAGAACCCGTCAAGCCTTGTGAATTTGCATGACATTTCTAGCAAGATACGTGCtttagcagcagcagcagctgcAGACGCCGACATGTGTGAAAAATTGTAGCTAAACCATAGCAAAGATTTGATTCCAAGGAAATGATGATTTTTGCAGGTGTAACTGATCATTCCTGAAACCCCCTCGCGCGAATTTTGCTTCTGTTGATCACGCGATTAAGCTTTACAAATCAGTATTATGACCTGAAAAGTAACTTAGCAAAGCTAATGAACAAATTTTCGCAAGTTTCTTATACGAGAAGTGATAATCCCCTGTTATCACATCATCGGTCTTTCGCCTCGCCCCTGTAGTATAAGAAATTGTTTTCTCTGAAGTGttaaaacttataaaaatagAGATGTAAAAAGATTTCCTTACTCAATTTTGAGAAATGTGCCCGAAAGTCAAATTAGAAATCTAGACAGAGGTAACAAGTGtaacaaaataattaaatatttcTAATATTCCTGACATGAAAATGGAAATGTTACAGTAACTCTGAAAGTTAAGTACTCCTATTAACCGCTAATTTTTAAGAAATGTTACTATGACTTTAAAAGAAATGTTAttgaattaatagttattggatcttaaggaaacaaaaaagaactaaaacatgatgtttatgaaggagaaatagcaatataataaaaagtaggacagagagtggcacagggTGTAGGACAGAAAATCCGTTGCGAAAAGTTACACGCTCCTCTTAaccactaattttttttttttcaaatctacCGATGATCTATCTCATTATCCTTGTACATTTGGATATTTTCACCTCTTATAATAATTGGTAGAGATTTTTATGATGCATACGTATGTAACTTTCACTTTCAGAGCTGCACTGTTTATCATCCCTTTTAACTATCATGTTATCCAAAGTGCTTTCTAATAAATTACGATTCTTGTCCCCCATCACCAGCGAAAGGAAAGGCTTACTTGCCATCGTGCTAAAAATAGCAGGCCTCTCTACCCAACCTTTTGGG encodes:
- the LOC113774705 gene encoding uncharacterized protein LOC113774705, whose protein sequence is MSILQFQSDHAGAAWRSCVASAFRTALACTIIGCITLFGPPSFKQQVAFPAFSYVTAILLVTDATVEDTFRGCWHALYASVFGVCPAILSLWLMGPAQLTISTTAVAVALTAFVVVLPENSHLISKRIALGQTVILYVLAFINGSKTDPIMHPIHVLASTAVGAVATVLAFLLPYPSLACCEVKKKFKLYTKNALERVGVLMKAFSAQDKTSAQALILQSKSLARTGTKLLGSIKSKQESMLWGRLPLKFLKPYCMNPGQILQEIETPLRGMEIALSNGTVPFPERKDDLAGIEEHISRQIKSMPLVLATTVPEANAENVAESLQTLQTVPTDHRQLPSIFFFFCLKLLQAKLVTTSAISSIKEGSTGPEKQEKWFFIRIWRNLSININKSRLMPAFKCSLSLGLAVFFGSLYSKENGFWAGLPVAISLASAREATFKVANVKAQGTVIGTVYGVFGCFIFGKYVPIQLLSLFPWFIFCSFLRRSRMYGQAGGISAVIGAVLLLGRKDFGPPSEFAIARITETFIGLSCSVVVELVLQPTRGSALAKVQLFKNFEVMRNSIGAVSLTASKANLEESLKKLKLQVNELGKFIGEAEVEPNFWFLPFNSACYRKLWVPLSEMVEFLLFITRAIQFLHQESGRVDTNLWKESMRKINADLKNFKEMVDSSIKCFEEVSLVKSLVLLDKEMERKNISLDLESGKSPKIPSMMKLPGSDEEVIIEKTLSHYLQHCNEFLEAIHADKGEKELKSRIALILSCIGFCIRGLVRETREIEKAIKELVQWENPSSLVNLHDISSKIRALAAAAAADADMCEKL